CGCCGCCTCCACCTGGGCCAGCAGATCCGGCCGCACGCCGTACACGAGCACGTGATGCACGAGCTCCGGCCGCCCCGGCACGACGTTCCGCGCGGTCAGGAAGGTGTCCGCGTCGAAGGTGTGGTCGAGCACGAAGCAGCGGTAGTCGTCGGGGCTGGCCGCGTCGGGGACATAGGCCTCGGTCATGCGCGCCACGTGCGTGCCCTCGAAGGGCGGCGGCGGCTCGGGCCCGGGCGGCAGATCCGCCTCGTCGCCCTCCTGCATGCCCGTCTCCATCCAGCGCCGGAAGGTGGCGCGCTCCGCTTCGCCGAGGCCGCGCGCGTGGTCGAACTGGCGGCAGCTGTCGTCGGGCATCCACGGGGGCATGTAGCCGCTCTCGACCGCGGCCACGATCGCGTCGATCTCCTCGCGGAGGGCGCCGCTGGTGTCGAGCCGGAACGGGCCGATGCCTCCCTCCGCGTGGCAGCCGAGGCACTCGCGGCGCACGAGCGGCGCCACGTCCGCCCAGTAGGTGGGGGCGGGGCCGGCGTCGACGCGCGGCCCGCTGTCGGGCCGGAGCAGGCCGGGGTCTTCGTCGCAGCCCGAACCGAGGAGGGCAGCGATGGCGAGGAGCGCCAGGGAGGAGTGGAGACGCGCGTTCATGATCGTCGCCAAGATAGCCGAGGCGCGAACGCCGTTCACGCCTTTATTGAATCGAGTTCATTCGGGTCAGGGCACGCGACAGGGGCCGGACAACGTGCACCAGTCGGAGTCGGTGATCACGCGGCTCCACACCCGCACCGTGTCGATGGCGCCGGGGAGCTGGTGCGCCCCGGTGTCGGCGTCCTCGGCGAGGTGCACGTCGTCCGTGCTGCTCACCACGCCGAACACGCTCTGCCCCGCGACCGTGGCGCCGTCGATGGAGACCATCTGGCGGCCGCCACCGACGCTGCAGGCGACGTGGGTCCAGGTCCGGGGGGGCACCGCGCCGCCGCTGATCTCGCGCCGGCCCCAGCGGGTGCCGATGTGACACGCGGCCGCGCCGCCCGGGTCGATGCGGAGCCGCCAGTGCCCGTACTTCTCCGCGACCCCGTAGTAGTCGCCCGCGCCCGGCACCGAGTCGAGCCACACCCACGCCTCGACCGTGTACTCGGTGGTGTCGAGCGCCGCGTCGTGGCGGACCACGATGCTCGACGTCGGCCGGGTGGTGAGCGCCTGACCGTCGAGCCCCGGCGTGTAGCCGACGTCCGACGCGGTCGCGGAGAGCATGCTCCCCGACTCGTCCATGACGCTCCCCTCGAAGCGGAAGCACGCGCGCAGAGACGGCTCGACGGGGCAGGGCCGGCCGATCGTCGGCCCGCCGTCGATGCGCCCCGCGTCCAGCAGGATGATGCTCGCGTCCCGCCCTGCGTCGACCCCGCTGTCGAAGCCGGAGTCGGTGCCGCTGTCGAAGCCTGAGTCGAAGCCGCTGTCGATGCCGGAGTCGATGCCGGAGTCGAACCCGGAGTCGAAGCCGCTGTCGAAGCCGCTGTCGGTGCCGCCGTCCATCGCGGTCGCTCCCCCGTCCATCGCGGCGTCCGTGGGGTCGACCGCGCCATCGAGGCGCTCGATGCCCGCGTCGTCGAGCCCCGCGTCCATCCCCTGCGCGCCGCCGTCCATGCCTCCGCCGTCCATGCCGTCGAGGGATCCGTCTCGCTCGACCGCGCCGACCACCTCGAGCGCCTCCTCCCGCGCGTAGTCCAGTCCGAACGCCCGGACGCGGAGCGAGTGCACGCCGAGGGGGAGCGAATCGCCTAGCCGCACCACCAGCCCCTCGCCCGACCAGCGCACGATCTCGCCCCGCTGACCGCCGATCTCGACCTCGAGGTCAGCGGCCAGGCGCAGGTCGTGTCCCTCGGTCTCGATGACGTCGGTCGCGGAGAGGCCGACGACCAGCAGCGGCCGCCCCGCCATCGTGGTCTGCTCCACGCGCGCGGGGTCCAGCCGCACCGATCCGAGGTCGGCGCACCCGCTCGAGAGGATCACGAGCACAGCCAGGAGGGACCGCATGGCGGCTCGAAACGGCCGAAACACCACGTTTTTCAGCCCTCCGAGCGGACGAGTCGCGGCCGAAGCGCCGACCC
This region of Sandaracinaceae bacterium genomic DNA includes:
- a CDS encoding LamG-like jellyroll fold domain-containing protein, encoding MRSLLAVLVILSSGCADLGSVRLDPARVEQTTMAGRPLLVVGLSATDVIETEGHDLRLAADLEVEIGGQRGEIVRWSGEGLVVRLGDSLPLGVHSLRVRAFGLDYAREEALEVVGAVERDGSLDGMDGGGMDGGAQGMDAGLDDAGIERLDGAVDPTDAAMDGGATAMDGGTDSGFDSGFDSGFDSGIDSGIDSGFDSGFDSGTDSGFDSGVDAGRDASIILLDAGRIDGGPTIGRPCPVEPSLRACFRFEGSVMDESGSMLSATASDVGYTPGLDGQALTTRPTSSIVVRHDAALDTTEYTVEAWVWLDSVPGAGDYYGVAEKYGHWRLRIDPGGAAACHIGTRWGRREISGGAVPPRTWTHVACSVGGGRQMVSIDGATVAGQSVFGVVSSTDDVHLAEDADTGAHQLPGAIDTVRVWSRVITDSDWCTLSGPCRVP